One Nitrospina watsonii DNA segment encodes these proteins:
- a CDS encoding caspase family protein, translated as MNAHSQQRATSRSLQRAGIFFLLLLVLLAAGCGAGRTLSVCPDCTYTGDTQNGQKHGQGSALYNNGDQYEGAFVADQRHGQGTYTWANGDTYTGEWVDNVREGQGTMTFHTGDRYEGQWNNDVMHGQGTFTWANGDQYVGAYVNGKRHGEGTLTYADGRVEKGVWKFNKLPSEEETQPPVTVEENSRDTQPPHIRVTSHQMFRGIAIVPMVPHMLITGVAEDPSGVSTVVVNGETAQVDASGHFSIKLPLNEGRNEVNIVARDPHQNEAQKMFWLEAREDTRSLADELQAEIGPPVKTGKYHALIIGINNYRHLPPLETAVNDAKEVDRLLQREYGFTTTLLLNADRADIMNGFNEVREQLGSDDNLLIYYAGHGEFDKAVNKAYWLPVDAQPDNDTHWIIVDNITTNIRRMATRHVLVVADSCYSGTLTRAAITKLTTAQEKEKFLQKMMERSSRTLMASGGNEPVADGGGGGHSIFASVFLRALKSTDETTFTAEQLFHTYIKEAVAGQAQQVPEYNIIKNSGHEGGDFVFMKQQ; from the coding sequence ATGAACGCACACAGCCAACAACGCGCCACCTCCCGCAGCCTGCAACGGGCCGGGATCTTCTTTCTTCTTCTGCTCGTGCTGTTGGCCGCGGGGTGCGGCGCCGGGCGCACGCTCTCGGTGTGTCCCGACTGCACCTACACCGGCGACACGCAAAACGGGCAGAAACACGGGCAGGGCAGCGCCCTCTACAACAACGGCGACCAGTACGAAGGCGCGTTCGTCGCCGACCAGCGGCACGGACAGGGCACCTACACCTGGGCCAACGGCGACACGTACACCGGCGAATGGGTGGACAACGTGCGCGAAGGCCAGGGCACGATGACCTTTCACACCGGCGACCGCTACGAAGGCCAGTGGAACAACGACGTCATGCACGGCCAGGGGACGTTCACCTGGGCCAATGGCGACCAGTACGTCGGCGCTTACGTCAACGGCAAACGCCACGGCGAAGGCACCCTGACCTACGCCGACGGCCGCGTCGAAAAGGGCGTGTGGAAATTCAACAAACTGCCGTCGGAAGAAGAGACCCAGCCCCCGGTCACCGTGGAAGAGAACAGCCGCGACACGCAACCGCCGCACATCCGCGTCACCTCACACCAGATGTTCCGCGGCATCGCCATCGTGCCCATGGTGCCGCACATGCTGATCACCGGCGTCGCCGAAGACCCGAGTGGCGTGTCCACAGTAGTGGTCAATGGCGAGACGGCCCAGGTCGATGCCTCCGGCCACTTCTCCATCAAACTGCCGCTCAATGAAGGCCGCAACGAGGTCAACATCGTCGCCCGCGACCCGCACCAGAACGAAGCACAGAAAATGTTCTGGCTGGAAGCCCGGGAAGACACGCGCAGCCTGGCCGATGAACTCCAGGCGGAGATCGGCCCGCCGGTCAAAACCGGCAAGTACCATGCGCTCATCATCGGCATCAACAACTACCGCCACCTGCCACCTCTGGAAACCGCCGTCAACGACGCCAAGGAAGTGGACCGGCTTTTACAGCGCGAATACGGGTTCACCACCACGCTCTTGCTCAACGCCGACCGCGCCGACATCATGAACGGCTTCAACGAAGTGCGCGAGCAGTTGGGCAGCGACGACAACCTGCTCATCTATTACGCCGGGCACGGCGAGTTCGACAAGGCCGTCAACAAAGCCTACTGGCTGCCCGTCGATGCGCAGCCGGACAACGACACCCACTGGATCATCGTCGATAACATCACCACCAACATCCGCCGCATGGCCACCCGCCACGTGCTGGTGGTGGCCGACAGTTGTTATTCGGGCACGTTGACGCGCGCCGCCATCACCAAGCTGACCACGGCGCAGGAAAAAGAAAAATTCCTGCAGAAAATGATGGAACGCTCGTCGCGCACGCTGATGGCTTCCGGCGGCAATGAGCCGGTGGCGGACGGCGGCGGCGGCGGCCACAGCATCTTCGCCAGCGTGTTTCTGCGCGCGCTCAAGAGCACCGACGAAACCACCTTCACCGCCGAACAACTGTTCCATACCTACATCAAGGAAGCCGTGGCGGGCCAGGCCCAGCAGGTGCCGGAATACAACATCATCAAAAACTCCGGCCACGAGGGCGGCGACTTCGTGTTCATGAAACAGCAGTGA
- a CDS encoding MORN repeat-containing protein, with protein MDRTDPGSVMHGPGFPAINVKSALGAIMSSFINKTHPSRTSRILPTLLAIGVAGLWLTLASPASAKCLNGDCSNGYGTFEFDNQDRYTGENRSNKMHGYGNYDYKIGDKYAGEYSNDKRNGDGIYFYNNGDMYIGHWDQGQKHGKGMFLWAQGDRYIGNWEQDKRNGQGTYLYASGDRYVGDWRQDKRHGQGTYFWANGDKEIGTWENGERKNVNMVKAGESGTTTTPPPPVVPPVPQNQETGKAGCLAGDCSNGTGTYVYNNGDKYVGENSSNLPHGQGKYFYANGDVYEGQWVKNNKQGKGTFMWSNGEKYVGDYEQDQRQGFGSYYYANGNKYIGEWKGGKKDGQGTFTWIEGDKYIGEWVNDKRNGQGTYLYANGDKFIGGWKDDKKHGQGTYIHADGSQETGQWTDGELTERF; from the coding sequence ATGGACAGGACTGATCCGGGCAGCGTCATGCACGGCCCGGGTTTCCCGGCAATCAACGTCAAGAGCGCATTGGGGGCAATCATGTCTTCCTTTATAAATAAAACACATCCATCGCGGACGTCCCGGATCCTGCCCACCCTGCTGGCGATCGGGGTTGCCGGGTTGTGGCTCACGCTGGCCTCGCCGGCCTCGGCCAAGTGTCTGAATGGCGACTGCAGCAACGGCTATGGCACGTTCGAGTTCGACAACCAGGATCGCTACACCGGCGAAAACCGCAGCAACAAGATGCACGGCTACGGCAACTACGATTACAAGATCGGCGATAAGTACGCGGGCGAATACAGCAACGACAAGCGCAACGGCGACGGCATCTATTTCTACAACAACGGCGATATGTACATCGGCCACTGGGATCAGGGCCAGAAACACGGCAAAGGCATGTTCCTGTGGGCGCAGGGCGACCGCTACATCGGCAATTGGGAACAGGACAAGCGCAACGGCCAGGGCACGTACCTCTATGCCAGCGGCGACCGCTATGTGGGGGACTGGCGGCAGGACAAACGCCACGGACAGGGCACCTATTTCTGGGCCAACGGCGACAAGGAAATCGGCACCTGGGAAAACGGCGAACGCAAAAACGTCAACATGGTGAAAGCCGGGGAATCCGGCACCACCACGACGCCCCCGCCGCCGGTCGTCCCTCCCGTTCCGCAGAATCAGGAAACGGGCAAGGCCGGGTGTCTGGCCGGGGACTGCTCCAACGGCACCGGCACCTACGTGTACAACAACGGCGACAAATACGTCGGTGAAAACAGCAGCAATCTGCCGCACGGCCAGGGCAAATACTTTTACGCCAACGGCGACGTGTACGAGGGCCAGTGGGTCAAGAACAACAAGCAGGGCAAAGGCACCTTCATGTGGTCGAACGGCGAGAAGTATGTCGGCGACTACGAGCAGGACCAGCGCCAGGGTTTCGGCAGCTACTACTACGCCAACGGCAACAAGTACATCGGCGAATGGAAGGGCGGCAAGAAAGACGGCCAAGGCACCTTCACCTGGATCGAAGGCGACAAGTACATCGGCGAATGGGTGAATGACAAACGCAACGGCCAGGGCACGTATCTGTACGCCAACGGGGATAAATTCATCGGCGGCTGGAAGGATGACAAAAAGCATGGACAGGGCACCTACATCCACGCCGATGGCTCCCAGGAAACCGGTCAATGGACCGACGGGGAGTTGACCGAACGCTTCTGA
- a CDS encoding MORN repeat-containing protein, whose protein sequence is MNRSRTIGQSLRFLLGWGVLAACLLLPAPGFAACISGDCGNGQGEFHYDNGDRYIGQNQKDQAHGYGKYFWANGDLYSGYWENNKKNGYGVFTWTSGEQYLGRWQNDERNGPGTNIWPTGEKYTGQWANNKRNGYGTNIWPNREIYIGHWVENKREGHGIYVFPDGRTLNGTWKQDTLVKEYGQD, encoded by the coding sequence ATGAACAGATCCAGAACCATCGGGCAATCCCTCCGTTTCCTGTTGGGGTGGGGCGTGCTGGCTGCCTGTCTGCTGCTGCCGGCTCCGGGATTTGCCGCCTGCATTTCTGGTGACTGCGGCAACGGTCAGGGTGAATTTCATTATGACAACGGCGACCGTTACATCGGCCAGAACCAGAAGGACCAGGCGCACGGTTACGGTAAATACTTCTGGGCCAACGGCGACCTCTATTCAGGCTACTGGGAAAACAACAAGAAAAACGGATACGGCGTGTTCACCTGGACCTCCGGCGAACAGTACCTCGGCCGCTGGCAGAACGACGAGCGCAACGGCCCCGGCACCAACATCTGGCCGACGGGTGAAAAGTACACGGGACAGTGGGCCAACAACAAACGCAACGGTTACGGCACCAACATCTGGCCCAATCGGGAAATATACATCGGCCACTGGGTCGAGAACAAACGGGAAGGTCACGGCATCTATGTCTTTCCGGATGGCCGTACCTTGAACGGAACCTGGAAACAGGACACGCTGGTCAAGGAATATGGACAGGACTGA
- a CDS encoding S1C family serine protease, whose amino-acid sequence MRTWITAALAIVLLAGPASAREFDPKTVYQDVSPRVVLITGFEPGEKFQGMGTGSIIREDGLVLTNAHVVINAKAGRPFSQLRIFLKPPRLTGNLKQDTKKRFKARLLIHNRDLDLALLQIESPSGSYPPVGFLNANEIGIGDRVLAIGHPESGGLWTLTTGTISSYRDDFQNIPGKNVFQTETSLNRGNSGGPLLDANGLMVGINSNIARKSQDGLAITDINFSIKSNVAVAWLNDNGYHFGYTQVAKVESPYEPTGIVPMPKDPKVEAEPESKTVTHPQKEKTLGKPKPQVKPVQPKPKPEPQPNTGNTSPEPGPKPEAEILTEKRPYKMDDLFAATEEELEGMMDDIKKKLKGRNKGRFNFDDF is encoded by the coding sequence ATGAGAACCTGGATCACAGCGGCATTGGCCATCGTACTGCTGGCGGGGCCCGCCTCCGCCAGAGAGTTCGATCCGAAAACGGTGTACCAGGACGTGTCGCCCCGGGTCGTTCTCATCACCGGCTTTGAGCCGGGAGAAAAGTTTCAGGGCATGGGCACGGGGAGCATCATCCGTGAAGACGGACTGGTGCTCACCAACGCCCATGTGGTGATCAACGCCAAAGCCGGACGGCCCTTTTCCCAACTGCGCATTTTTCTCAAACCGCCGCGGCTGACCGGCAACCTGAAACAGGACACGAAAAAGCGGTTCAAGGCGCGGCTGCTGATTCACAATCGCGATCTCGACCTGGCGTTGCTTCAGATCGAATCCCCTTCCGGCTCGTACCCGCCGGTGGGGTTCCTCAACGCCAACGAGATCGGCATCGGTGATCGGGTGCTCGCCATCGGGCATCCGGAATCCGGGGGATTGTGGACGTTGACCACGGGGACCATCAGTTCGTACCGGGATGATTTTCAGAACATCCCCGGTAAGAACGTGTTCCAGACCGAAACCAGCCTCAACCGGGGCAACTCCGGCGGGCCGCTGCTCGATGCCAACGGGTTGATGGTGGGCATCAACTCCAACATCGCGCGCAAAAGTCAGGACGGCCTGGCCATCACCGACATCAACTTTTCCATCAAATCCAATGTGGCGGTGGCGTGGTTGAACGACAACGGCTACCACTTCGGCTACACGCAGGTGGCGAAGGTGGAGTCGCCTTACGAGCCGACCGGCATCGTGCCGATGCCGAAAGACCCCAAGGTGGAAGCGGAACCGGAATCGAAAACCGTCACGCACCCGCAAAAGGAAAAGACCCTGGGCAAACCCAAACCGCAGGTGAAACCGGTGCAACCAAAACCCAAACCGGAGCCGCAACCCAACACCGGGAACACATCCCCGGAACCCGGACCCAAACCGGAAGCGGAGATCCTGACGGAAAAACGTCCTTATAAAATGGACGACCTGTTCGCGGCCACGGAAGAGGAACTGGAAGGAATGATGGACGATATCAAAAAGAAACTGAAGGGACGCAACAAGGGCCGTTTCAATTTCGATGATTTTTAA
- a CDS encoding LPP20 family lipoprotein — protein sequence MKTLSRWNFGLLIVLAAFLSACSSTPEKPSGGFVPIQDLDAPEWVLKGQGAFDDRAFYGVGSAVGIRNTSLLRTSSENRARAALADVFETYVKKLYKDYQESATTGDMSATSETQYVEQALKNITNMSLRGSTIVDHWQNPNNGEMFSLAKIDLEHFEKNLSQYNDLSKQIRDQIKDQAEKSFDELDAEIDKMEGR from the coding sequence ATGAAAACCTTGTCACGATGGAACTTTGGGTTGTTGATCGTATTGGCGGCCTTTTTGAGCGCCTGCAGCAGCACACCGGAAAAACCGAGCGGAGGCTTTGTGCCGATTCAGGACCTGGACGCACCGGAATGGGTGTTGAAGGGTCAGGGCGCGTTCGATGACCGCGCGTTTTATGGCGTCGGTTCGGCAGTCGGTATCCGCAACACCTCGCTGTTGCGCACTTCTTCGGAAAACCGGGCCCGCGCCGCCTTGGCGGACGTGTTCGAGACCTACGTCAAAAAGCTCTACAAGGATTACCAGGAATCCGCCACCACCGGCGACATGAGCGCCACGTCCGAGACCCAGTACGTCGAGCAGGCGCTGAAGAACATCACCAACATGTCGTTGCGCGGCTCCACCATCGTCGATCACTGGCAGAACCCGAACAATGGCGAAATGTTTTCGCTGGCCAAGATCGATCTCGAACACTTCGAGAAAAACCTGTCTCAGTACAACGACCTGTCGAAGCAGATCCGCGATCAGATCAAGGACCAGGCGGAGAAATCCTTCGACGAGTTGGATGCTGAAATCGACAAAATGGAAGGACGTTGA